The genome window AGTAGATACTTCCCCCATACCCAACTCCTTCCCATTGAGTTCCGTCACTAGTAAGTCCATTGTACCAAAGACCATAAATAAAAGGCTCTAAACGGGGAGAGTTCTTGCCGCTGCCATCGCTGTAAAATCTTAATAAAAAATCCGAGTATTTTAGTTTATTTTTCTCAGTAAAATAAGTACTCATTGACCAACGTTCATTATCCCGTTCATTTTGTCGCATCCAATATTTTTGCGCAAAACATCTGTTAGAAAGAAACACACTTCCAAGGAACAAACAAAACAAGCTCAAGTTGCTTTTTTGAAAGCCATATTTTTTCAAAGCAATTCTCCTTTAATATGTTTGAAACCTTCCTATTAAAAAATAGCAATTCATTGCACAAAATCAAAGCTTATGACATACTCTGAGCTTTGGGTATAAGGGTGATATTGACCATTTTATTTTATCATAACGGTGTAATCCCAATTTGTTTTTTATATTTTCATAGGTGTAACAATGTCGACATTACTTTCTGGGCTGACTCAGATATCTGATATTCATGCAGATAATATCTCTCCCGCACAAATTTCAATTGCAGGGTGGTTAAGAACTAAAAGAGGTTCTAAAAAATTTTCCTTTTTAGAAATCAATGATGGTACCTGTGCCAAGTCTTTGCAGGTTATTGTCGATGCAAATATATCTAATTATTCTGAAGTTGAAAAATTAACCACAGGGTGCTCAGTAAAAATTACTGGTAATTTGGTATTGAGTCCTGGTAAGGGGCAAAAATACGAAATGCAGGCAACGGCTGTTTCAGTATATGGAGCCGCAGATCCCGAAACTTATCCCCTCCAGAAAAAAGAAATGACATATGAATATCTCCGGGAAAATGCCCATATGCGGGTCAGAACATCTACGTATTCAAGTGTTTTTCGCATCAGAAGTAGAATCAGTTTTGCCATTCACCAATTCTTTACCCAACGAGGATTTTGTTATGTGCATACTCCTTTGTTGACCACAGCAGATGGGGAGGGTGCAGGCGAATCTTTTAAAGTAACAAATTTTGATTTGGAACAAGTGCCTAAAACTAAAGAAGGAAAAGTAGATTTTACGCAAGATTTTTTTGAAGAACCCACTATGCTTTGTGTTACAGGGCAATTAGAAGGTGAATTACTGGCTATGGGGCTGAATCGAATATATACTTTTGGACCCACTTTTCGCGCTGAAAATTCAAATACTTCAAGGCATTTAGCAGAGTTTTGGATGGTTGAGCCTGAATTTGCATTTGCTGATTTAGAAGATAATATGCAACTTGCCCAAGATATGATTCGCTTCGTTGTGGCAGATGTATTAGAAAATTGTCATGATGATCTTGATGTTTGTATTCAAAAAACACAATTGGACACAAGAGAATATTTGCGTTTAGCTTTAGAAAAACCATTTATTCGTGTTTCCTATACTGAAGCAGTAGAAATTTTGAAAAATTGTGGGAAAAATTTTGAACACCCTGTTTATTGGGGTTGTGATTTAAAAAGTGAGCATGAACGTTATTTATGTGAAGAGCATTTTAAATCTCCAACAATAGTCTTTAATTACCCTGAAGAGCTAAAAGCCTTCTATATGTATTTAAATGAAGATGGAAAAACAGTTCGGGCGATGGACGTCTTAATGCCTGGTATTGGTGAAGTCGTTGGTGGAAGTCAGCGAGAAGATAGAGAAGCTATTTTAATAGAAAGAATGAAAGCAAAAGGCATAAACACTGAACATATGGATTTTTATGTTTCATTAAGACGTTTTGGATCAGTTCCGCATGCTGGTTTTGGGTTAGGACTTGAGCGTTTAATTATGTGGGTAACAGGAATGAACAATATTCGGGATGTTATCCCATTCCCAAGAACGCCAGGTAATTGTAAATACTGATATTTTAACTATTTAAAAAAAATAGAAAATCAACTAAAAATTAACAAAACATCAACCGATAACCCCATAGATCTTTAGCGAGGATGTATGGGGAATTTTAAGTTAAAAGAAATTTTTATTTTACTAACCTGTATACTATTAAATGTAACTTGTGGTCCTTCAAATGATCTTGGTTCTAAAGATTCTACAGCCCCCTATGTCGATTCAGCAGATGTTAAAAAACTATATGCCCCTACTTATGACTTATATAGCAGCTCCAAGTCTGTATATGTTTCATTACGCACTTTAAGTAATAACGTAAATGACAATAATTACATGTTAAGTACTTGCAGATTTAGTAATAGTGAAATGAACTCAGTACAAAATATAACTGCATCGCTTACTAGTGATGGCGTTGATAAAATGGCAAAGTTAGTTAGTGATACAAATAATAACTATGTTTATACATCCAATTCTGGAATTCCAGTATTATTAAATACTATAATTTATGACTCACATATTTATAATCCTGACATTAGAATTTTAAATATGCGAAAGCAGCAAATTAGAAATGATTTAAATTATGTGAATCAAACAATTCTTGATGCCATTAATAATATTAATACAATGATTTCTAATCCAAATGGGAAGTCTATTTTTTTAGAAGGTGATAATGGACTAAGAGTGATTTATAATAAATTATCAGCAGCAATTAATAATTATAAAAACTACTAATTGCTTGTCTACTAATTGGTCAAGATTTTTTCTTACTTAACAAAGTATACATGGTAGGAACTACAAATAAAGTAAATAAGGTACCAATAGTTAAACCTGAAGCAATTACAATTCCTATATTATACCTACTAGAAGCGCCTGCTCCACTGGCGATAATCAAAGGAATAACTCCTAACACCATTGCTGCAGTTGTCATTAAAATAGGTCTTAATCTAACTGAAGCAGCTTTTTGAATAGCTGTTTCGAGATCTAACTTGTCTTTATGTTGCAATTCATTAGCAAACTCAACCATTAATATCCCATGTTTAGTAATTAATCCTATTAACGTAATTAAACCAATTTCGGTATAAATATTAATAGTTGCAAGACCAATATTTAAAGGAATCAGTGCGCCAC of Pigmentibacter sp. JX0631 contains these proteins:
- the asnS gene encoding asparagine--tRNA ligase: MSTLLSGLTQISDIHADNISPAQISIAGWLRTKRGSKKFSFLEINDGTCAKSLQVIVDANISNYSEVEKLTTGCSVKITGNLVLSPGKGQKYEMQATAVSVYGAADPETYPLQKKEMTYEYLRENAHMRVRTSTYSSVFRIRSRISFAIHQFFTQRGFCYVHTPLLTTADGEGAGESFKVTNFDLEQVPKTKEGKVDFTQDFFEEPTMLCVTGQLEGELLAMGLNRIYTFGPTFRAENSNTSRHLAEFWMVEPEFAFADLEDNMQLAQDMIRFVVADVLENCHDDLDVCIQKTQLDTREYLRLALEKPFIRVSYTEAVEILKNCGKNFEHPVYWGCDLKSEHERYLCEEHFKSPTIVFNYPEELKAFYMYLNEDGKTVRAMDVLMPGIGEVVGGSQREDREAILIERMKAKGINTEHMDFYVSLRRFGSVPHAGFGLGLERLIMWVTGMNNIRDVIPFPRTPGNCKY